From the Trifolium pratense cultivar HEN17-A07 linkage group LG4, ARS_RC_1.1, whole genome shotgun sequence genome, the window AATGTATTTTTTCAAcatttggttgctcatactaTAATTCTTAAAATGTCTTACTAAAATCACGCTGGATGTAATATTGGTGGTAAACCTCCTTCTTGGTTGATTGAATTCTGGCGTTGTTTAGTAATGTATAGATACAAATAAGAGAAGCCTTATTCCACTATCTTGATGAATAACTTTGTTCTATTGGGTTCTACCCCAAAACCTACAGGTCTTCTCTCTACATTCCGAAACCACCTAAGCCAAGTTTCCACTATCTTTTTCTATGATAGGTGCTACCTCAGCTCTCTCTAATGTTGTCATTTCTAACTTTATCATGTCTAGTCTAGTAGGGTTACCACATCCAACGCAACATCCTCATGTCCGCTACGCTTATTTTATTCTCGTGTTGGTTCTTTATTGCGCAACACTACATCCCATACGACATTGCCGGTCTTAATAAAATTTGTTGGACATTAGAGTGTGTTTATGCATAATCACCTTAGAGCTTCTTTAATAATTAACTTCTATTTCTAGGTTATAAGATAGTTgtgttacttttattttctggTTTCAATATCCTAGTAAATATTATTTACATTTAAATGTTGTTTTTCGATTATTAGTTTATATGGTCTGAGTTTTCTGAAATCTTGGCAGGGTTCATCGAGCTGGGCCCCGggaaaaaatatactataaacCAGAAGAAGTAAAGGCTGCAATTGTCACTTGTGGAGGGCTTTGCCCTGGTCTTAATGATGTCATCAGACAGGTTAGTTTTTTGTCAAGTTATTTTTCAGAAAGctttaactttttcttataaaagAGGGAACTCTAACATGTGCATTTGAAATAAAGTTAAGATAGGGAAAAGTCGTTGGAGAAAAGTAACACTCTAATTTgtacttattatatttattattttcttgacTATTACTATTAGTCACCACTAAATTGTTTTGCAGAATAAAATGCTAATGTGTAAGCTATTGACCAACCGacttgaaatttattttttgctttgATATAATCGTCTTTAATATGTTATTATGACGTGCAGATTGTAATCACACTTGAAATATATGGTGTAAAAAAGATAGTAGGGATTCCTTTTGGTTATCGAGGATTTTCTGACAAAGAATTGACAGAAGTTCCGGTAAGCTCGTGCATCCCTCCTTGCCGTTTTTGGTTTTACATCAGTTGATTATCTAAAGAAATAGTTTGTCGAACACGAGTTCCCAACGACCTCTTTAACTATAGTGTGCTATCATTCACAGCTTTCGAGGAAAGTAGTTCAGAATATTCATCTATCTGGGGGGAGCTTGTTGGGAGTTTCAAGAGGAGGACCTAGTGTCAGTGATATAGTGGATAGTTTGGAGGTAAGTGATTCTGATCGATCTAATCCATTAAAAACTACTTGATGATTTCATGGGATACATGCTGGTATTATATAATTTTGACTTATATTATCGTATTATTGATTTTCAGGAGAGAGGGATCAACATGCTTTTTGTATTGGGTGGAAATGGCACACATGCTGGTGCAAATGCAATTCATAATGAGGTTATTAATCCTCTAGACTTTTGATCTATTTCGAGTTTCTTGTGCAAAAAAATATGTTGGAATCATACTATTCATTGAAATTgatgagattttttattttttcagtgCTGCAAAAGACGGCTCAAGGTATCTGTCATTGGAGTACCGAAAACTATTGATAATGATATTCTATTGATGGATAAAACTTTTGGATTTGATACTGCCGTGGAAGAAGCACAAAGAGCAATAAATTCTGCATACATTGAGGTAAATTACATCATATTCTCTGTCACTCAACTCAGTGCAGTAATTGTTTCTATTCAGTTCACATTAAAATATTAGTGTTTCTTACCTCATTTTATTAGGCACACAGTGCATATCATGGAATTGGGGTTGTGAAGTTGATGGGCCGTAGTAGCGGGTTCATAGCAATGCAGGCTTCCCTATCTAGTGGACAGGTTGACGTATGTTTGATTCCTGAGGTATGTATGATAAAAATTAATCGGACGGTCTGACTTTCTTCATAGTAATGATAAACTGATACGAGTTTTGGCTGTGGTTCAAAGGTACCTTTCAATTTACATGGCCCTCATGGTGTATTGAGGCATCTTCAGTACCTTCTAGAAATGAAGGGATCCGCTGTAGTCTGTGTAGCAGAGGGAGCTGGACAGGTGATTTTCGATTTCTAATTAACAAATTAGCAAGTTGTAATTCATGTCATTACCTTACaatattgtcaaatagcggTTATAGCGTAACGGAATTTCAACAAATTGCTATCGTTCTGCAATATGCTATTTAATACAAAATGTTTAATAGCAGCTATAGCACGGTAGAGTAGCAGAGTTTGAACAAACTACTGTTTTCTGCTATCCGCAATTGACAACAATGTTCTCTAGCAACCTTACCAAAAATTATTACTGAAATTTCTTTGAAGACTTTTACATTCAAACATAGAAACTGGCTAacggataattttttttgcagaaCTTACTTCAAAACACTAATGCTAAAGATGCATCAGGAAATATTGTATTTGGAGATATTGGTGTATATATTCAACAAGAGGTTTGTATTAATGGTTTATGGTGCTCAAAATAAACTAAGGTGGTTGATATATGATGATGGAATGTATGTACATTGTTGAATTTGACAACTTATGAAATGCTGGCAACTTTTGTATTtcagacaaaaaaatatttcaaggAGATCGGTGTTCATGCTGATGTAAAATATATTGATCCTACATACATGATCCGTGCATGTCGAGCAAATGCATCAGATGGAATTTTATGCACTGTACTTGGACAAAATGCCGTTAGTCTCTCTCTTTCTCCCTTTTGTAATTGTTACGATGGCAACAAAGATATTTGAAACTGTGAAATTATGTCGATATTGATTCATTGCTATTGCATTGCAGGTTCATGGTGCATTTGCAGGATATAGCGGCATTTCAGTAGGCTTATGTAACACTCATTACGCTTACTTCCCAATCCCTGAAGTAATATTGCATCCCCGGTTGGTGGACCCTAACAGTCGAATGTGGCATCGTTGCTTAACTTCAACCGGCCAACCTGACTTCATCTGATAATTACTCTCCCTTTCCAATAAATTCAAGAGGTTTTCGATTTCAAACCTCCAAAGAGTATTATATTATAGGAAGATAGCTTCAAATTATGTCTAGCAAATTTGTCGAAACATTCATATGTGAAAATAAtaggaagaaaaacattttttccttggaaaaattggttatttatttgtataGCATGGCAGTTTCATAGTACTGCCTTCTGGCATTCAAATCACCATTTTAGTTGTATCATCACCAAGCAATATATGcttaattttgattgatttgtAACATTTATTTCTCCCATATTAAGGGCTAAATTTTAATGGAAGTACATATGCTCATGAACATGTGTAGTCTTTTGAAATTCAtcagtatagtttttttttttttgttaagtagcctagtggctagaaatttcacctttaagatggataagtgagatgatcggggttcgaaccccggtcccctgcatatataatgtattgtccctaccaactgagctcaGCTCACGGGGACTTCATTAGTATAGTTTTTAGTGTATAAATAGATGCACATATTTTAAGAATTTGTGACATATGCTTTTATACAAGGGGACCAATCTTGAAATTCTTGCATGGATAACACCTCATTCTTATGCTCAACCAATTAAAACACTACACCAcattaaaactaaaataaataaataaattaaaatcatcTCTTTTATTAACTAATCATTCTCCccgtcaaaaaaaaactaatctctCTCTCCCCGCTCCCCACTTTTTTCTACttctccgtctcaaaataaatgacataGTTGACTACTGTCATGTTTGCCAAGGTACAACTTTAATCGTTAATATcgtatattatattttattaaaaattatatattttgaaaatattcatcgagacaaatcaaatagcatctcatatgttaatttttgcatttatatattaacagaaaaatatggtcaaagtagaTTAAATGAATAGTATACAAAgtgaaaaataaatcatttattttgggacggatgatGTATCTTTTCCCCTTTAAATCctctttttctttccttttgtttttaattaaatcagTTGTTTGGTGAAGATTCGTAGAAAAAAGCCATTGCGGCACCGATCTTCTTCTTCTCTGCTGCTCTTCTATGTACTCTCAGTTTTTCGtttctatttaattttgattttaagaAAGGTTACTTATTTGATCTCACTCTTACAATTACAATGAAGGTTATTCATTTTGTGGATGTGATACAAATTGAAATATGGCGACGATTGATTCATGATGAGAAATTAAGGGATGTAGTTTTgtcagaaaaaaattaaaattgatggGGGCAGTGGTGATACTTAGTGGGTAGTTGGGTGCAATCATTTTTACTTTTGAGGGTTGTGTGATCGgttaaaaataaggaaaatgcttaCTAGTGTccggacactagttaaggatctAAACATGGTATAAAAGTTTTAGAACTTGTGTAATCTTACTTTTTTAAAAGTACAAATAATGTTCTTTTCAATGTAAAAGTTACGGTATCTGTAATTAGTGCCACGAGGtaatagttaaaaataaaaatgacccCTTCGTAAAGAGGAGATTGGTGAAAGAGAAAGGTAATAAAAAGAGGAGATTggagaaaaatagaagaaagtgGGGAGAGCAGAGAAAGAGAATGTTAGTTAATACAAgagattattttaatttatttatttattttagttttaatgTGGTGTAGTATTTTAATTGGTTGAATGTAAGAATGAGGTGTTAAGGAAGTATCCATGTCGGAATTTTTCATGTAGATGCttcctttatttaattttttttgttagtagCTTAGTAGTTagactcacacatttaaatgtggataAATGTGGAATTCGGGTTTCGAACTCCAACCACTCCAATTATATGTGTActagctaccatttgagctgCACTTATGagacaaaatagaaaattttaatttgttttttatttaacaatgtATGATATTTTGGCAACTTTTGTATTTCAGACAAAAAGGTCTTTCAGGGTATGTTTGGTTGtgagaagaaaatgagaaaagagaaaaaaggcGAGAGGGAGTTTGAGAAGAGAGAAACATGTGAGAAATAGAGTAGATTTAATGTGTTGTTTGGTATAAGAgagaaattattatattaattctgcttataaaaaaaattattagattcaTTTTTATCATGTCCTCAAACATGTTCATTTAGTGTCGGTATTGAAAAATTCAATTAGGAAATCAATGAAGAAGATATTGTGGTGGGATGGGTGAAATAGAGAGGAGTCGGTGAAATAGAGATAGTATTTTATTTCTatgttttattgtatttttgccAATTTATATATGTACCATAGATTTAATATAACGGCCAAGAATAAAGCAGCTGAGGGTGTTGCAAGAAAATTTGGCAGCTGATGATCCAAATCGAAAAGCATGCAATTGTTGATTATTATGAGCATTTTGTATCACAAGTTCTTTATGGGTTGGGATTTAATTTCTATGGAGGAACCACTAATACTCTCAACCTTTCTTTATATATCTTGCCAACAAACTCTCTTTCATCTTATTTGGACTGAGATATGTCGACACAATGAAGAATAAACATCTATGTTTTAACAGACTTGACGATTGGTGAATTGTGGACTAGTATAGGTTTACCCAATTAAGAACACGTCCACGTCATAATATAGACTTGGTGATTAGTGGACTGTGGATTGATAAAGGTCAATCTGATGAAGAACAAACGTCCACGCCATAATAGACTTGATGTTTGGTGGATTATGGACTGAGATATGTCGATCCAATGAAGAATAAACATCTACGCCTTAACAAGCTCGACGTTTGGAGGATTGTGGACTAGTATGGATGATCATACCATATACACTCTACTACACTTTAACCATCCATATCACCTTGAGCTCCACCTTATTGTGTCTAACTCAGCTGACCATGAGCTTCACCTTCAGCATGCCTAGCTCAGCTTGACCATGAGCTCCACCTTCAGCATTTCTAGCTCAGCTACACCATGAGCTCCACCTCCAACATGCCTAGCTCAGCTCGACCATGAGCTCCACCTTTAGTATGTCTAGCTCAACTCGACCATGAGCTCCACCTGAATCATGCCTAACTTAGCTCGACCATGAGCTCCACATTCAGTTTTCCTAACTCAGCTCGACCATGAGCTTCACCTTCAACATGTCTAGCTCAGCTTGACCATCCATGACATGTTGAGATCAACTTTCATCATGACAAGCTCATGATGGTCATTTGGATCATGTTAAGCTTCACCCTTAGTTCGACTATGCAAGTAATTTAGACCTTGTCTTGGATTGACACACATTCTATACGAACATAGTAACGTGAACTAGTTGTTCTCCATCTCCATCTGATCTACATGGACAAGTGACGTGATCTGTGTGTGTTTCAACTCCACGTGACCTGTACGAACGAGCTGCATATATGAATATTAATGTCATAGCTTATTGGGCTTGGATATCCAAATCTTAGGAAAGACCCATTAGGTCAAGGAATGAATAACTATAAAAGGAGGCACTTAGTAAGGAAAAAGGAGGCATATATATCCATTTTATTGTAAGCAATGTATTAGTGTATTTGAACTGTAGTAGTACTCATGGAATCTCAAGAGCAACCCATCCATTATATTAATCTTGTATTTACATATCTGAACATtatttctctctcattttctcactTATCTATATGAAATATGTCTAAAGTTACTAAAATGTAGAGACacagtttgaaaatttaaattccTTTAATTCATTGATGgcttaattgtatatttaatcccttatgtttattttaggttttaatttggtccatcaagtttaaaaagtttcaagttggtcctttatGTTATTGATATCAACATAAGTTcgttatttttgttaaaatttgagttaatttcttctaacttttcgttaaattttgagttaatttcttctaaaacttTCACATAATATCCTTCTAAGTTGTCCGTGTACGCAAATCTATTAGCCACATAgacgatttaaacaaaaatttgacgaaAATGACCAAAATGAAacgttttaaacgtaagggaccaaattaaaacctaaaataaagataaagaccaaatatgcaattaaaccTTCATTCGTTGGATAAAGGTAAGGAAAAAGTATAAACTCAAGTTAGTCCTTTAAATTTTAGTAGTAGGAAATTGGCTACCATTTGAAtggtttataaataaatgtagaGAAATTTGTCCCCATAAACTAAGCTCAATTGATATgaacatcatattatatatgtaggaatCACAGTTTCAATCAAACacttcatttattcaccttGTTAAAGTATAATTCTGACTATCCATctaccttttttctttaagagaatttgacttctttaaaataactttgTTATATATGTTTCCTGTGTATTTGTAATATGCACACTTAATGTAGTAATATGCAACAGTATTTGAAGTCAAGTGCatccatttttttatgatacatccacttatttattttaaaaagtaaatttttatcCATCAAATTACtcgataaaaaaatataaaataaaataatatgtctTTCTCaatggaaaaagaaaacatGATTGACCGAAAAATTCTTGAATATGAATTTGGAAGATTCATAAATTGATTCTTCAACAACTATGGTGAAGATGAAAATTCAGAACACAAACTCCTAAGCAGAATCACATTCTTTTCTTTCATAAACAAATACGAAGCTCGTGATAACATTGTCATTCTGCCACGTCAATTAATCAAACTATATAAACTCAAAAttccaaaacaaaatcaataaaaaaatataataatttctcACAGTATACCAAAACCATAAGTAACTAGGTCCTAAAATTCAATCACAATTGGTAACAATCATagctaattaattaaattggaaTTAATCTCTAAGCTAAACAACACATATCataatctttaattaaatctaaaaataaaatctgtCTTAAAGAACATTCTTAACGTTCTTCATCATCATGGAAGTTAGAAATCCTTAAGCAACTTACGAACCTGTTCCAACGTAACAAACAGCACAACCGTAAAAGGTCCCTGCCTTGTAATCGT encodes:
- the LOC123924493 gene encoding ATP-dependent 6-phosphofructokinase 5, chloroplastic-like; amino-acid sequence: MASISHAFTTTNNNPSLNLPHNRSSLLRLSSHSFPRRFFNNVRIFAQHTNSTSTSIDFNDPDWKIKFQQDFESRFRLPHITDIFPDTPPIPSTFCLKMRTPIGKDIPGHYSLDEEWHGYINNNDRVLLKTINYSSPKSAGAECIDPNCTWVEQWVHRAGPREKIYYKPEEVKAAIVTCGGLCPGLNDVIRQIVITLEIYGVKKIVGIPFGYRGFSDKELTEVPLSRKVVQNIHLSGGSLLGVSRGGPSVSDIVDSLEERGINMLFVLGGNGTHAGANAIHNECCKRRLKVSVIGVPKTIDNDILLMDKTFGFDTAVEEAQRAINSAYIEAHSAYHGIGVVKLMGRSSGFIAMQASLSSGQVDVCLIPEVPFNLHGPHGVLRHLQYLLEMKGSAVVCVAEGAGQNLLQNTNAKDASGNIVFGDIGVYIQQETKKYFKEIGVHADVKYIDPTYMIRACRANASDGILCTVLGQNAVHGAFAGYSGISVGLCNTHYAYFPIPEVILHPRLVDPNSRMWHRCLTSTGQPDFI